The genomic DNA GCACGTCGGTGAGGCGCTGCTGCTCGACACGTGCAACCGCATCGAGGTCTACGCCGAGGCGCACACCTTCCACGGTGCCGTCACCGAGATCGGTGAGAGCCTCGCCGACGCCACCGGTCTGCCGCTGCGCGAGCTGCGCGACCACCTCTACGTCCACTACGACGACCGCGCCGTCGCCCACCTGTTCCAGGTGTCGGCGGGGCTCGACTCGATGGCCGTCGGCGAGGCGCAGATCCTCGGGCAGCTGCGCGAGTCACTGCACACCGGGCGCGAGTCGGGCCGGATCGGCTCGATCCTCGACGGTCTGGTGCAGCAGGCGCTGCGGGTCGGCAAGCGGGCCCACTCCGAGACCGACATCGACACGGTGAGCCGCTCGCTGGTCGAACGCGGTGTCCGCCTGGCCGAGGAGCACGTCGGTCCACTGGGTCAGCAGCGCGTGCTGGTCGTGGGCGCCGGAGCGATGAGCAGCCTTGCGGCACATACGATCTCGCGTACGGGCGCCGCTGAGCTCACAGTCATCAACCGCACCTTCGAGACCGCGCGCCGACTCGCCGACGCCACCGGCGGACGCGCTCTGCCGTGGGACGCGCTGTCGCCGGCTCTGGGTGAGGCCGACCTGGTCATCTCCTGCACCGGTTCGGTCGGGCACGTCATCGAGCTCGACCACCTCCCCGACGCTCGCGCTCAGCACCGTCAGGCGTTCATCGACCTGGCGCTGCCGCGCGACGTCGCCCCCGAGATCGGTGAGCGGGTCGGCGTACGCGTGCTGTCGCTCGGCGACCTCGGCACCGGTGTCGAGGGCTCGGCCGAGCAGCAGGTCCGCGCCGTGCAGGACCTCGTGACCGGTGAGGTCGCCGACTACCTCGTGGCTCGCCGTGCGGCGTCGGTCGCGCCGACCGTCGCGCTGCTGCGGTCACGGGCCGCCGATGTCGTGGCGGCCGAGCTGAGCCGGCTCCAGCAGCGGCTGCCCGAGCTGTCCGAGGGCGACCAGGCGCAGCTGCAGCTCACCGTGCACCGGGTCGTCGAAAAGCTCCTGCACACACCGACCGTGCGTGTGAAGCAGCTCGCGGGGGAGGGGCACGACTACACCGCCGCCCTGCGCGAGCTGTTCGACCTCGACCCCCGCGACGCCGCGACGGTCGCGACGCCACCGACTCCGGAAGGACTGTCGTGACGACGACCCTGCCCACCACGCTGCGCCTCGGCACCCGACGCAGCGAGCTCGCCACCACCCAGTCGACCTGGGTGGCTGACCGGCTGCGCGAGCTCGGCCACCAGGTCGAGCTCGTCGAGATCGTCACCGAGGGCGACACCAACCTCGCGCCGATGACCACCATCGGCGGCACAGGGGTGTTCGCCGCTGCGATCCGGCAGGCGCTGCTGCGCGACGAGGTCGACATCGCGGTGCACTCGCTCAAGGACCTGCCGGTCGCACCCGAGCCCGGCCTGGTCATCGCCGCGATCCCGGTGCGCGAGGACCCGCGTGACGTGCTCGTCGCCCGTGACGGCCTCACGCTCGGTGAGATCCCGGCCGGCGGCGTGATCGGCACCGGCTCGACGCGTCGAGCCGCTCAGATCAACGCGCTCGGCCTCGGCGTCGAGGTCCGCGGCATCCGCGGCAACGTCGGCACCCGCATGGCCCGGATCGACTCCGGCGAGTGCGACGCCGTCGTCCTGGCGCGCGCCGGGCTCGCCCGGCTGGGCCTGCTCGACCGAGCCACCGAGGTCATCGACCCGCTGCAGATGCTGCCGGCGCCCGGGCAGGGCGCGCTGGCCATCGAGTGCCGTGAGAGCGACACCGCGCTGGTCGAGGCGCTGCGCGCGATCGACGACGCCGACACCCGCGCGGCCACCACCGCCGAGCGAGCCCTCCTGCAGACCTTGGAGGCCGGCTGCTCCGCTCCGGTCGGAGCGCTCGCCGAGGTCGCCGAGGAGGAGGACGGCCGGCTCGTCATCTCGCTGCGCGCCTTCGTCGGCACGCTCGACGGCTCGCTCGAGCTGCGCCGGTCGTGGGTCGGCCCGTACGACACCCCCGAGCAGGTGGGCCGCGGGCTGGCGGCCGTCCTGCTCGAGGACGGCGCTGCCGATGCCGTCCGAAAACCTGCAGGTCCCAGCCAACCGTCCCCCGAACGCCGCACAGAAGTACCCAACGCCACGGAGCGTGAGAAGTGAGCACCACGATGAAGTCCGCCAAGTCCAAGGCCCCGGCTCGTGTCGCGTTCGTCGGCGCCGGCCCCGGCGACCCGGGCCTGCTGACCCTGCGCGCGGTCGAGCTGCTGGCTGCCGCCGACGCGGTGGTCATCGACCAGGTCGCGCGTGAGGCGTTCCTCACCGGCCTGATCGGTGAGGACGTCGAGATCGTCGACGCCGGCCACGGCGAGACGGGTCAGGCCCTCACGACCGCCTCTCGCGCCAAGCTCGTGGTCCGCGCAGCCAAGAACGCCGGCGGCGAGGGCGACCACCTCGTCGTACGCCTGATGGACGGCGACCCGGCCACGTTCAACGGGCTCGCCGAGGAGGCGCTCGCCTGCCACAAGGCCGGTGTGCCGTTCGAGATCGTGCCCGGCGTCAGCGCCGTCGGCGCGGTGCCGGCGTACGCCGGTGTGCCGCTCACGACGTCGTCGTCGCGTGCCGTGCACGTCGTCCCCGCACGCGAGACCAAGGTCGACTGGAGCCGGTCGGTCGACAAGGACGTCACGGTCGTCGTGCTCGGTGCGCCCGACACGCTCGCGCCCGCCCTGGCCAACCTGCTCGACGCCGGTCGTGACCCCCAGACGCCGGTGGCGCTCACCGCGCAGGGCACCACGATCCAGCAGTCCACCCGCACGACCACGCTCGGTGAGGTCGAGGCGCTCCTCAAGCGCGGCGGCGTACCCTTCCCGACCCTGGCCGTCGTCGGCTCCTCGGTCGACCTGCGCGAGCAGCTCTCGTGGTGGGAGACCAAGCCGCTGTACGGCTGGAACATCCTGGTGCCGCGCACCAAGGACCAGGCGGGTTCGATGACCAAGCGCCTGGGCTCGTATGGCGCGTCCAGCGACATCGTCCCGACGATCAGCGTCGAGCCGCCGCGCACGCCGCAGCAGATGGAGCGCGCGGTCAAGGGCCTGGTCACGGGCCGCTACGAGTGGATCGGCTTCACCTCGCAGAACGCCGTGCGTGCGGTCCGCGAGAAGTTCGTCGAGTACGGCCTCGACGTCCGGGCGTTCGCCGGCCTCAAGATCGCCGCCGTCGGCGGGGTCACCGCTGACGCGCTGCGCGACTGGGGCCTGGAGCCCGACCTGGTGCCGAGCGGCGAGCAGTCCGCCCGCGGCCTGCTCGAGGACTGGCCCGACTTCGATGAGCTGGTCGACCCGATCAAC from Luteipulveratus halotolerans includes the following:
- a CDS encoding glutamyl-tRNA reductase, which translates into the protein MSIIVIGLSHKTASIDTLEQVALDGDARESLLSSLDSGEHVGEALLLDTCNRIEVYAEAHTFHGAVTEIGESLADATGLPLRELRDHLYVHYDDRAVAHLFQVSAGLDSMAVGEAQILGQLRESLHTGRESGRIGSILDGLVQQALRVGKRAHSETDIDTVSRSLVERGVRLAEEHVGPLGQQRVLVVGAGAMSSLAAHTISRTGAAELTVINRTFETARRLADATGGRALPWDALSPALGEADLVISCTGSVGHVIELDHLPDARAQHRQAFIDLALPRDVAPEIGERVGVRVLSLGDLGTGVEGSAEQQVRAVQDLVTGEVADYLVARRAASVAPTVALLRSRAADVVAAELSRLQQRLPELSEGDQAQLQLTVHRVVEKLLHTPTVRVKQLAGEGHDYTAALRELFDLDPRDAATVATPPTPEGLS
- the hemC gene encoding hydroxymethylbilane synthase produces the protein MTTTLPTTLRLGTRRSELATTQSTWVADRLRELGHQVELVEIVTEGDTNLAPMTTIGGTGVFAAAIRQALLRDEVDIAVHSLKDLPVAPEPGLVIAAIPVREDPRDVLVARDGLTLGEIPAGGVIGTGSTRRAAQINALGLGVEVRGIRGNVGTRMARIDSGECDAVVLARAGLARLGLLDRATEVIDPLQMLPAPGQGALAIECRESDTALVEALRAIDDADTRAATTAERALLQTLEAGCSAPVGALAEVAEEEDGRLVISLRAFVGTLDGSLELRRSWVGPYDTPEQVGRGLAAVLLEDGAADAVRKPAGPSQPSPERRTEVPNATEREK
- a CDS encoding bifunctional uroporphyrinogen-III C-methyltransferase/uroporphyrinogen-III synthase, which translates into the protein MKSAKSKAPARVAFVGAGPGDPGLLTLRAVELLAAADAVVIDQVAREAFLTGLIGEDVEIVDAGHGETGQALTTASRAKLVVRAAKNAGGEGDHLVVRLMDGDPATFNGLAEEALACHKAGVPFEIVPGVSAVGAVPAYAGVPLTTSSSRAVHVVPARETKVDWSRSVDKDVTVVVLGAPDTLAPALANLLDAGRDPQTPVALTAQGTTIQQSTRTTTLGEVEALLKRGGVPFPTLAVVGSSVDLREQLSWWETKPLYGWNILVPRTKDQAGSMTKRLGSYGASSDIVPTISVEPPRTPQQMERAVKGLVTGRYEWIGFTSQNAVRAVREKFVEYGLDVRAFAGLKIAAVGGVTADALRDWGLEPDLVPSGEQSARGLLEDWPDFDELVDPINRVFLPRADIATDTLVAGLQEIGWEVDDVTAYRTVRAAPPAPEVREAIKTGKFDAVCFTSSSTVRNLVGIAGKPHASTVVACIGPATAKTAEEHGLRVDVLAAEASAEALVDALADFGRGLMLEASEAGEPVRRPSEKKKAGSRRKAKA